In Streptomyces violaceusniger Tu 4113, one DNA window encodes the following:
- a CDS encoding SDR family NAD(P)-dependent oxidoreductase codes for MTKWTAADLPDMSGRTVVITGASGGIGLITARELARVGADVVLAVRTVCKGQEAAAKIPGRTEVRELDVSDLASVRRFANEWTGPIDVLINNAGIMNVPLTRTADGFDAQMATNYFGPFALTNLLLPHLRGRVVSVSSQLHRLGKPHLEDLTGRSRPYKSLNAYYDSKLNIVLFSTELQRRLTVSGSTVKSIVAHPGIASTNLVSHTFSGRVMFGSLRFLLNDAEHGALPSLFAATQDIPGNSYVGPNGPGSVKGYPKIRKPATAGLDPRTAMELWTLTAQLTGTGSQLPILA; via the coding sequence ATGACGAAATGGACCGCAGCTGATCTGCCCGACATGTCGGGACGCACCGTGGTGATCACAGGGGCGTCGGGCGGTATCGGCCTGATCACCGCGCGAGAACTCGCCCGAGTGGGGGCGGACGTCGTCCTCGCCGTCCGAACAGTGTGCAAGGGCCAGGAGGCCGCCGCCAAGATCCCGGGACGCACCGAAGTCCGCGAATTGGACGTGTCTGACCTCGCCTCCGTTCGGCGATTCGCGAACGAGTGGACGGGCCCGATCGACGTCCTGATCAACAACGCGGGAATCATGAACGTACCGCTGACACGCACGGCCGACGGGTTCGATGCGCAGATGGCGACCAACTACTTCGGGCCGTTCGCGTTGACCAACCTGCTCCTGCCCCACCTCAGGGGCCGGGTCGTCTCCGTGTCCTCACAACTGCACCGGCTGGGCAAGCCTCACCTGGAGGACCTGACCGGACGGAGCCGGCCCTACAAGAGCCTGAACGCCTACTACGACTCGAAGCTGAACATCGTCCTGTTCTCCACCGAACTGCAGCGGCGCCTCACCGTGTCCGGCAGTACGGTCAAGTCGATCGTCGCGCACCCCGGGATCGCCTCCACGAACCTGGTCAGTCACACCTTCTCTGGCAGAGTGATGTTCGGCTCTCTGAGGTTCCTGCTCAACGATGCCGAGCACGGTGCCCTGCCATCGCTTTTCGCCGCAACCCAGGACATCCCCGGCAACTCCTACGTAGGCCCGAACGGGCCCGGCAGCGTCAAGGGCTACCCCAAGATCCGCAAGCCTGCCACCGCCGGCCTCGACCCCAGGACGGCCATGGAGCTGTGGACCCTCACCGCCCAGCTGACCGGCACTGGATCGCAGCTGCCCATCCTCGCCTGA
- a CDS encoding helix-turn-helix transcriptional regulator yields MDRLELAEFLRVRREALQPEDVGLRRGPRRRARGLRREEVAELSGMSTDYYARLERGKSPQPSEQMAAAISRGLRLSLAERDHLFLLAGHGTPRRALRSDHVSPGLMRILDRLQDTPAQIMGSLGETIVQTPPAVALLGKQTQYTGLARSNVYRWFADPSSRQIYPAADHAANGRVFTAQLRRVATQQGPHGPAAALARRLLDESEEFAAIWNDHQVGLTFTNEKRLVHPEVGQLTLHCQILLDPDQEHSLLSFTATPGTESYDKLQLLAVIGNQQLSSGLADRSETS; encoded by the coding sequence ATGGACCGTTTGGAACTCGCGGAATTCCTCCGGGTCCGCCGCGAGGCCCTGCAACCCGAAGACGTCGGGCTGCGGCGGGGCCCCAGGCGACGGGCTCGTGGACTGCGCCGGGAAGAAGTCGCCGAGCTGTCCGGCATGTCCACCGACTACTACGCCCGCCTGGAACGGGGGAAGAGCCCCCAGCCCTCAGAGCAGATGGCCGCGGCGATCTCACGCGGACTGCGGCTGTCCCTGGCGGAACGCGATCACCTCTTCCTGCTCGCCGGCCATGGCACACCCCGGCGCGCCCTTCGCAGCGATCACGTCAGTCCAGGGCTCATGCGCATCCTCGACCGGCTTCAGGACACCCCCGCGCAGATCATGGGCAGCCTCGGCGAGACTATCGTCCAGACCCCGCCCGCTGTGGCGCTCCTCGGCAAACAGACCCAGTACACCGGCCTGGCCAGGAGCAATGTCTACAGGTGGTTCGCCGACCCCTCATCGAGGCAGATCTACCCCGCAGCCGACCACGCGGCCAACGGGCGCGTCTTCACTGCCCAACTGCGCCGCGTTGCGACCCAGCAAGGCCCGCACGGTCCAGCCGCCGCCCTCGCTCGTCGGCTCCTCGACGAGAGCGAGGAGTTCGCAGCCATCTGGAACGACCACCAGGTCGGCCTCACCTTCACCAACGAGAAACGCCTGGTCCACCCCGAGGTCGGACAACTCACCCTCCACTGCCAGATACTCCTCGACCCCGACCAGGAACATTCCCTCCTCAGTTTCACGGCGACGCCGGGCACGGAAAGCTATGACAAGCTGCAACTCCTGGCGGTTATCGGAAATCAGCAACTGTCCAGCGGTCTGGCGGACCGGAGCGAGACGAGTTGA
- a CDS encoding alpha/beta hydrolase family protein yields the protein MTTFTATADTSGSPAPVLSYSPVVLSVPGRPVDLQVRVSAPGTGTGLPVILLSHGQGPSNNLSSLNGYAPLVNFWAAHGFVVIQPTHLTSRTLSHLVADAPGAPFFWRSRAEDMTHILDRLDEIEKAVPLLAGRIDHTKVAVAGHSFGGFTSSTLLGANLTDPDTGEEVNLLEPRIKAGVLLAAPGRGDVLDGPMADMLPVFSTIDFSTMATPALVVAGDEDDSRHSTDMGPDWHADPYTLGPSPKSLLTLFGAGHALGGIPGYDVAETTDENPERVAAVARLTWAYLRSELYPEDSTWQTARDALASGPDPLGRVESK from the coding sequence ATGACCACATTTACCGCCACCGCCGACACCTCGGGCTCACCCGCCCCGGTCCTGTCCTACAGCCCGGTGGTGCTGTCCGTACCCGGACGTCCCGTGGACCTTCAGGTACGCGTCTCCGCACCCGGGACCGGAACCGGCCTGCCCGTCATCCTGCTCTCCCACGGTCAAGGCCCCTCGAACAACCTCTCCTCGCTGAACGGCTACGCGCCGCTGGTCAACTTCTGGGCCGCACACGGATTCGTCGTCATCCAGCCCACCCACCTCACCTCCAGGACCCTGAGCCACCTGGTCGCCGACGCCCCCGGAGCGCCCTTCTTCTGGCGCTCGCGCGCCGAGGACATGACCCACATCCTTGACCGGCTCGACGAGATCGAGAAAGCTGTGCCGCTGCTGGCCGGGCGGATCGACCACACCAAGGTCGCCGTCGCCGGACACTCCTTCGGCGGCTTCACCTCCAGCACCCTGCTCGGAGCCAACCTCACCGACCCCGACACCGGCGAGGAAGTGAACCTCCTCGAACCCCGGATCAAGGCGGGCGTGCTGCTCGCCGCGCCCGGCAGGGGCGACGTCCTCGACGGACCCATGGCCGACATGCTGCCGGTCTTCTCGACCATCGACTTCTCCACGATGGCCACCCCCGCGCTGGTCGTCGCCGGCGACGAGGACGACTCCCGGCACTCCACCGACATGGGGCCGGACTGGCACGCCGACCCCTACACTCTCGGCCCCAGCCCCAAGTCCCTGCTCACCCTGTTCGGCGCGGGGCACGCACTCGGCGGGATCCCCGGATACGACGTTGCCGAGACCACGGACGAGAACCCCGAGCGGGTCGCCGCGGTCGCGCGCCTCACCTGGGCCTATCTGCGCAGCGAGCTCTACCCCGAGGACTCCACCTGGCAGACCGCGCGTGACGCGCTGGCCTCCGGCCCCGACCCGCTCGGACGGGTCGAATCCAAGTAG
- a CDS encoding 2'-5' RNA ligase family protein, giving the protein MRDHWWRRPGWSVGRRFYTWHLTFEGQHDVHRLAAEYRAALAPLGPALTLIPDQWLHLTMQGIGFVHEVPEKDVRAILEAARARLAAVPAFDLQLGPEVIDPEAVLLPAHPSEPVQSVRDVIRSAISDTLGVVPENANGFRPHVSVAYSAADGPIAPISKTLAALDARPAHARITTAELIVIHRDNHMYEWEPYATAALG; this is encoded by the coding sequence ATGCGAGACCACTGGTGGCGGCGGCCGGGCTGGAGCGTGGGTCGCCGCTTCTACACCTGGCACCTCACCTTCGAAGGCCAGCACGATGTGCACCGCCTGGCCGCCGAGTACCGAGCCGCGCTCGCGCCGCTGGGGCCCGCCCTCACCCTGATTCCCGATCAGTGGCTGCACCTCACCATGCAGGGCATCGGCTTCGTCCACGAGGTCCCGGAGAAGGACGTCAGGGCCATTCTGGAAGCGGCACGTGCCCGTCTGGCCGCCGTGCCCGCCTTCGACCTCCAGCTCGGGCCGGAGGTCATCGATCCCGAAGCCGTACTCCTGCCCGCCCACCCCAGTGAGCCGGTCCAGTCCGTGAGGGACGTGATCCGATCCGCCATCAGCGACACCCTCGGCGTCGTACCGGAGAACGCCAACGGATTCAGGCCGCACGTATCGGTCGCCTACTCCGCCGCCGACGGCCCCATCGCGCCGATCTCCAAGACCCTCGCCGCGCTCGACGCCCGGCCCGCGCACGCCCGCATCACCACGGCAGAGCTGATCGTCATCCACCGGGACAACCACATGTACGAGTGGGAGCCGTACGCGACAGCGGCACTTGGCTGA
- a CDS encoding NADP-dependent oxidoreductase: MKACGVSGAEKEVALLELPEPSSPGPGQILVAVEAAGVGPWDELLNGAGWDVGLRPPAALGVEGAGEVLAVGAGVTGFAVGDRVLAHEAPLPGGSGFWAERVLINADHAAACPPGLNAVHAAALPVNGLTALQALVQLDLSRGQRLLITNGGGATGALATQLAAAKGFVVTATASAAAAERLLGLGATEVVDYHDPNWSAKVRGGFHAALIIATSTADDALPLVRDGGRLCSLTSDAPPEERGITSWDLYVQPNAAQLVQLAEQVAAGTLKLAPEPLPLSEGPAAFARVVTGQAGGKKIVLTRA; encoded by the coding sequence GTGAAGGCGTGCGGAGTGTCCGGGGCCGAGAAGGAAGTCGCCCTGCTGGAGTTGCCCGAACCGTCATCTCCCGGGCCCGGTCAGATCCTGGTGGCGGTTGAGGCGGCCGGGGTCGGCCCGTGGGACGAACTGCTCAACGGCGCTGGGTGGGATGTGGGGTTGCGCCCGCCGGCGGCGCTGGGAGTGGAGGGCGCGGGCGAGGTGCTGGCCGTCGGCGCGGGTGTCACCGGGTTTGCCGTAGGCGATCGGGTACTCGCGCACGAGGCCCCGCTGCCCGGGGGAAGCGGCTTCTGGGCCGAACGCGTTCTGATCAATGCGGATCACGCGGCAGCCTGCCCACCCGGGCTGAACGCCGTGCACGCGGCAGCACTGCCAGTCAACGGACTCACCGCGTTGCAGGCCCTGGTGCAGCTGGATCTCAGCCGAGGACAGCGGCTCCTGATCACCAACGGAGGCGGGGCCACCGGAGCCCTGGCCACCCAGCTCGCCGCAGCCAAGGGCTTCGTGGTGACCGCGACCGCCTCCGCTGCCGCCGCAGAGCGCCTGCTCGGTCTAGGAGCGACTGAGGTCGTCGACTACCACGACCCGAACTGGTCGGCCAAGGTACGCGGCGGGTTCCACGCCGCCCTCATCATCGCCACCAGCACGGCGGACGACGCCCTGCCCTTGGTGCGGGACGGCGGGCGACTGTGCTCCCTGACCTCGGACGCGCCTCCGGAGGAACGAGGCATCACGAGTTGGGACCTCTACGTCCAGCCCAACGCCGCGCAGCTTGTCCAGCTGGCGGAGCAGGTCGCCGCGGGAACCTTGAAACTCGCACCGGAACCGCTGCCGCTGAGTGAGGGACCGGCTGCGTTCGCCCGCGTGGTTACCGGACAGGCCGGCGGAAAGAAGATCGTGCTCACCCGAGCATGA
- a CDS encoding cytochrome P450 yields MGDDDGNRLSDREMVTMVIALVIAGHNTTAQLLASSVQALLEHPDQLAPLTEHPGRWPEAVQELMRMRGPVFGQVRYPTTDVELGGTVLQAGKPVMPGLLSANTDPASSTAPTSWTCVETSGPWSAT; encoded by the coding sequence ATGGGTGATGACGACGGCAACCGGCTCTCCGACCGCGAGATGGTCACCATGGTCATCGCGTTGGTGATCGCCGGGCACAACACCACCGCGCAACTGCTCGCCAGTTCGGTGCAAGCGCTGCTCGAGCACCCGGATCAGCTCGCCCCACTGACCGAGCACCCCGGGCGCTGGCCCGAGGCCGTGCAAGAGCTCATGCGTATGCGTGGGCCGGTGTTCGGCCAGGTGCGCTATCCCACCACCGACGTCGAGTTGGGCGGGACGGTACTCCAGGCCGGAAAGCCGGTGATGCCCGGCCTGCTCTCCGCGAACACCGACCCCGCGAGTTCGACCGCGCCGACGAGCTGGACCTGCGTCGAGACATCGGGCCCGTGGAGCGCCACCTGA
- a CDS encoding condensation domain-containing protein yields the protein MSFMVCPDAVSVSSAQREIWRAQQWSPKSPIYRVGEYIEISGLVDEVRFESALRRAVAESDALHRRFFEENGDRREWSCHHRF from the coding sequence GTGTCTTTTATGGTGTGCCCGGATGCTGTTTCGGTGTCGTCTGCTCAGCGCGAGATCTGGCGCGCTCAGCAATGGAGTCCGAAAAGCCCGATCTATCGCGTCGGCGAATATATTGAGATCAGTGGCTTGGTCGATGAGGTCCGCTTCGAGTCGGCATTGCGCCGGGCCGTCGCGGAATCCGATGCGCTGCATCGCCGGTTCTTCGAGGAGAACGGCGATCGACGTGAGTGGTCATGCCACCACCGCTTCTAG
- a CDS encoding thioesterase II family protein, which yields MNPWYSRSCDGPPRIRLCALPYAGGTAAVFKDWVAALPSGVELLTAHLPGRGDRFAEPPLATLEDTAEQLCQALPPSDLPTVVLGHSMGALLGYELSVRLTARGRAPSLLIAAACRPPHVAPGDASPVTEDELTTALRDERPWDNALFDEELMQAVLPTLVADIAAGDRYHRPRPPTLDLPLKVYFGASDDGTDWQTTLDWRACTDRDCEVVVMPGGHYFVETDRAAVLARVAADLEAVVA from the coding sequence ATGAATCCCTGGTACAGCCGCTCCTGCGACGGCCCGCCCCGGATTCGGCTCTGCGCGCTGCCGTACGCGGGCGGCACCGCCGCTGTCTTCAAGGACTGGGTAGCCGCACTGCCTTCCGGCGTTGAGTTGCTCACGGCACATCTGCCGGGCCGCGGCGACCGGTTCGCCGAGCCGCCCCTGGCCACCCTGGAGGATACTGCCGAGCAGCTGTGTCAGGCGCTGCCGCCCAGCGACCTTCCCACCGTCGTTCTCGGCCACAGCATGGGCGCCCTACTGGGATACGAACTCTCGGTGCGGCTCACGGCGCGGGGCCGCGCCCCGAGCCTGCTCATCGCCGCAGCTTGCCGCCCTCCGCATGTCGCGCCAGGCGACGCTTCCCCCGTGACCGAGGACGAGCTGACCACCGCCCTGCGGGACGAACGTCCCTGGGACAACGCCCTATTTGACGAGGAACTCATGCAAGCGGTGCTGCCCACTCTGGTCGCCGACATCGCGGCAGGTGACCGCTACCACCGTCCGCGGCCCCCCACGCTCGACCTGCCCCTGAAGGTCTACTTCGGAGCCAGCGACGACGGGACCGACTGGCAAACCACCCTGGACTGGCGCGCGTGCACCGATCGCGACTGCGAGGTGGTCGTCATGCCCGGCGGCCACTACTTCGTGGAGACCGACCGCGCGGCGGTCCTCGCCCGCGTCGCCGCAGACCTAGAAGCGGTGGTGGCATGA
- a CDS encoding TauD/TfdA family dioxygenase: MDDDPKRIAVLFGAPDDPYLRIDPAYMSPVPGDAPAQRAYDTIAALIEDGLQHVTLDAGSLLLVDNYQAVHGRKPFAAAYDGRDRWLKRVNITRDLRRSRSARQSATSLLV, from the coding sequence ATGGACGACGACCCGAAGCGCATCGCAGTGCTGTTCGGTGCCCCCGATGACCCGTATCTGCGCATCGACCCCGCCTATATGAGCCCGGTGCCGGGGGACGCGCCCGCTCAGCGGGCTTACGACACCATCGCCGCGCTCATAGAGGACGGTCTGCAGCACGTCACGCTGGACGCGGGCTCGCTGCTGCTCGTCGACAACTACCAGGCCGTGCACGGCCGCAAGCCATTCGCCGCCGCCTACGACGGCCGCGACCGCTGGCTAAAGCGCGTCAACATCACACGCGATCTGCGCCGCTCCCGGTCCGCCCGGCAGTCGGCCACCTCGCTGCTGGTGTGA
- a CDS encoding phosphopantetheine-binding protein, protein MLVPYRAPAPSARLTNAPTRHRRATKEGSAADGLRSWLAERLPSHLLPARIVEVTALPRTGTGKLDRGALGGLVTAGRTTKQSDSAAATPRTGLERTVADAWAQVLGLPEVGVNDNFFALGGDSLLAIRAVAQCRRAGVQLTVRQLLSEPTVAALAAALDEENHD, encoded by the coding sequence GTGCTTGTCCCCTACCGTGCACCCGCGCCATCGGCCCGGCTGACGAACGCGCCTACCCGACATCGTCGCGCCACCAAGGAGGGATCCGCCGCCGACGGGCTGCGTTCCTGGCTCGCTGAACGGCTCCCCTCCCATCTGCTGCCCGCGCGGATCGTCGAGGTGACCGCGCTGCCCCGCACCGGCACCGGCAAGCTCGACCGGGGTGCACTCGGCGGGCTCGTCACCGCGGGCCGCACCACCAAGCAGAGCGACAGCGCCGCCGCGACACCCCGCACCGGCCTCGAACGAACCGTGGCCGACGCCTGGGCGCAGGTGCTCGGTCTCCCTGAGGTCGGCGTAAACGACAACTTCTTCGCCCTGGGCGGGGACTCCCTCCTCGCCATCAGGGCCGTCGCCCAGTGCCGCCGGGCCGGCGTCCAGCTGACCGTCCGGCAACTGCTCAGCGAGCCGACCGTCGCCGCGCTCGCGGCAGCCCTCGACGAGGAGAACCATGACTGA
- a CDS encoding amino acid adenylation domain-containing protein, translated as MCRCGVVAEVPVAVCLPRSADSIVALLAVMRAGGVYVPLAPEWPADRTAYVLDEIAARIVITRDLPADPGRVHLDPRPTPSDDPEPVPRLHPDQAAYIIYTSGSTGTPKGITVQHRSFSQLFRHVRQMADGISRSNVAHTTEMTFDPSLEQFLWLVAGHTLHVVPEDVRRDPEALVGLVRRAAIDALNVTPSHLGMLIEAGLLEGDRVPGTVLVGGEAVSAALWRTLRERATDTRFFNLYGPTEGTVDATCHDLSAPVDVPVIGAPLPHVRVRVLDAHLQPVPVGVAGEIYLGGLGLARGYVNRPGLTAQRFIADPYSSTPGSRLYRTGDRARWRPDGTLEYLGRTDDQIKLRGFRIEPGEIEATLTQHPTVKEAAVTVAADNNGAARLIALVALAPRAMHSSSPGSGQNAQVEDWNAVFETTHIDAADGELTFNIKGWNDSLTGAPIPAEHMREWVDTTVGRLLDRPAKRVLEIGCGTGLLMWRLLPYVTEYTGTDFSRPAVEWLRDGLRRRPAHQARLHHREATDFTGVDAASADLVVINSVVQYFPDRDYLDAVLDRAVDAAADQGRIFVGDVRNLALAPQFYARQALAHADPGVSAQNVARTARAFEHRDSELLISPEYFTALAARSPRVTGVEILPRRGQHRNEMSLYRYDVVLHVGDLPAAPEVEVVTWGEQVYDLGALSARLDHGGPDALLVRGVANDRLTRDNELLEAPVRTVAVDPEDLWALADSTPYRVCVSWAAADPMRWTFCWSGRTPTTTARCLSPTVHPRHRPG; from the coding sequence TTGTGCCGCTGCGGTGTGGTCGCTGAGGTGCCGGTCGCGGTGTGCCTGCCACGCTCAGCCGACAGCATCGTGGCCCTGTTGGCCGTCATGCGGGCGGGTGGCGTCTATGTTCCCCTGGCCCCGGAGTGGCCCGCCGACCGCACCGCCTACGTCCTCGACGAGATCGCGGCCCGCATCGTCATCACCCGCGACCTGCCCGCCGATCCTGGTCGAGTCCACCTTGACCCCCGACCGACCCCGTCCGACGACCCGGAGCCTGTGCCGCGTCTCCACCCCGACCAGGCCGCGTACATCATCTACACCTCGGGCTCCACCGGCACTCCCAAGGGCATCACCGTCCAGCACCGCTCGTTCAGCCAACTCTTCCGCCATGTACGACAGATGGCGGACGGAATTTCCCGGAGTAACGTCGCGCACACCACCGAGATGACCTTTGACCCGTCGCTGGAGCAGTTTTTGTGGCTGGTCGCCGGACACACTCTGCACGTGGTGCCTGAGGATGTGCGCCGCGACCCTGAGGCGCTGGTGGGCCTGGTGCGGCGGGCCGCGATCGACGCTCTCAACGTCACCCCCTCCCATCTGGGCATGCTGATCGAGGCCGGACTTCTTGAGGGTGACCGGGTTCCGGGGACGGTCCTGGTGGGCGGTGAGGCGGTGTCCGCAGCGCTGTGGCGGACGTTGCGAGAGCGGGCCACCGACACACGCTTCTTTAACCTGTACGGCCCTACCGAAGGCACCGTCGACGCTACCTGTCACGACCTCTCCGCGCCCGTTGACGTCCCCGTCATCGGCGCTCCCTTGCCGCATGTGCGGGTCCGTGTACTCGACGCACACCTTCAGCCGGTGCCCGTCGGTGTCGCCGGGGAGATCTACCTCGGCGGCCTGGGACTTGCCCGCGGCTACGTCAACCGCCCCGGTCTCACCGCCCAGCGCTTCATCGCTGACCCCTACAGCAGCACCCCCGGCAGCCGCCTCTACCGCACCGGCGACCGGGCCCGCTGGCGCCCCGACGGCACCCTCGAATACCTCGGCCGAACCGACGACCAGATCAAACTCCGCGGCTTCCGCATCGAACCCGGCGAGATCGAAGCCACCCTCACCCAGCACCCCACCGTCAAGGAAGCCGCTGTCACCGTCGCCGCCGACAACAATGGCGCTGCCCGGCTGATCGCCCTCGTCGCCCTCGCCCCCCGTGCCATGCACAGCAGTTCGCCCGGAAGCGGCCAGAACGCCCAGGTCGAGGACTGGAATGCCGTCTTCGAGACGACCCACATCGACGCCGCCGACGGCGAACTCACCTTCAACATCAAGGGCTGGAACGACAGCCTCACCGGTGCGCCGATCCCCGCCGAGCACATGCGGGAGTGGGTCGACACCACTGTCGGCCGGCTCCTCGACCGGCCGGCCAAGCGCGTCCTGGAGATCGGCTGCGGCACCGGGCTGCTCATGTGGCGGCTGCTGCCGTATGTCACCGAGTACACCGGCACCGACTTCTCGCGGCCCGCCGTGGAATGGCTCCGGGACGGGCTGCGGCGTCGCCCCGCGCACCAGGCGAGGCTGCACCACCGCGAGGCGACCGACTTCACCGGCGTCGACGCCGCGTCGGCCGACCTCGTCGTCATTAACTCGGTCGTCCAGTACTTCCCCGACCGCGACTATCTCGACGCCGTCCTGGACCGCGCCGTTGACGCCGCGGCCGACCAGGGGCGCATCTTCGTAGGAGACGTACGCAACCTCGCTCTCGCCCCGCAGTTCTACGCCCGCCAGGCCCTCGCCCACGCCGATCCCGGCGTATCGGCGCAGAACGTGGCCCGCACGGCGCGCGCATTCGAACACCGCGACAGCGAGTTGCTCATCTCTCCCGAGTATTTCACCGCGCTCGCCGCTCGCTCACCCCGCGTCACCGGCGTCGAGATCCTGCCCCGCAGGGGACAGCACCGCAACGAGATGAGCCTGTACCGCTACGACGTGGTGCTGCACGTGGGCGACCTTCCGGCGGCCCCGGAGGTGGAGGTGGTCACCTGGGGCGAGCAGGTGTACGACCTCGGGGCGCTGTCAGCCCGCCTGGACCACGGGGGCCCGGACGCCCTGCTCGTGCGCGGCGTGGCCAACGACCGACTGACCCGAGACAACGAACTGCTCGAAGCACCCGTACGCACGGTAGCCGTCGACCCCGAGGATCTGTGGGCGCTGGCGGACTCCACCCCCTACCGGGTGTGCGTCAGCTGGGCTGCGGCCGACCCGATGCGATGGACGTTCTGCTGGTCCGGCAGGACGCCCACGACGACCGCCCGGTGCTTGTCCCCTACCGTGCACCCGCGCCATCGGCCCGGCTGA
- a CDS encoding RNA-guided endonuclease InsQ/TnpB family protein yields the protein MQLRYNYRAYPDAAQRRALASAFGCARVVWNDCLRDRKEAHAAGLPYVKSAELSRLRITQAKRTEERAWLAEVSAVVLQQSLRDLDTAYSNFFNSLKGKRRGRKVGPPRYKSKKDTRQSIRLNTNAFCLQDDGRVYVAKVGNLKVTWSRRLPAAPTSLTVTQDSSGRYFLSFVVDTEPDTLPQVEAESGIDLGLSAFAVLSDGTKISAPRFLRRAEKKLRRLQRELSRKARGSRNRAKARIKVARQHARVADRRRDFHHKASTQIIRDNQAVYVEDLAVSGLGRTRLAKSVHDAGWSAFVGMLEYKAVKHGRTFAKVDRAFPSSQVCSACGYRDGPKPLHVREWTCRACGTVHDRDHNAARNVLFEGGRIVAAGRVETLNACGAPVRRAHVPAQRVEAGSPRKGQTTQAGIPGLQAREHVKEGCNTDIRRAGRSSRVLSRTLVPLRCGR from the coding sequence ATGCAGCTCCGCTACAACTACCGGGCCTACCCGGACGCTGCCCAGCGCCGTGCGCTGGCGAGTGCGTTCGGGTGCGCCCGCGTGGTGTGGAACGACTGCCTGCGCGACCGGAAGGAAGCACACGCGGCAGGGCTGCCATACGTGAAGTCGGCCGAGCTGTCCCGGCTGCGCATCACTCAGGCCAAGCGCACCGAGGAACGGGCCTGGCTCGCCGAGGTGTCAGCGGTCGTCCTGCAACAGTCCCTGCGGGACCTGGACACCGCCTACAGCAACTTCTTCAACAGCCTGAAGGGCAAGCGGCGGGGCCGGAAGGTCGGCCCGCCCCGCTACAAGTCGAAGAAGGACACCCGGCAGTCGATCCGCCTCAACACCAACGCCTTCTGTCTCCAGGACGACGGCAGGGTGTACGTGGCCAAGGTGGGCAACCTCAAGGTCACGTGGTCCCGCCGCCTTCCGGCGGCCCCGACTTCCCTGACCGTCACCCAGGACAGCTCCGGCCGGTACTTCCTCAGCTTCGTCGTGGACACCGAGCCGGACACCCTCCCGCAGGTGGAAGCGGAGTCCGGCATCGACCTCGGCCTGTCCGCGTTCGCGGTCCTGTCCGACGGGACGAAGATCAGTGCCCCGCGCTTTCTGCGCCGGGCGGAGAAGAAACTCAGGCGTCTTCAGCGGGAGCTGTCCCGCAAGGCCAGGGGATCGAGGAACCGGGCCAAGGCCCGCATCAAGGTCGCGCGCCAGCACGCCAGGGTGGCGGACCGGCGCCGGGACTTCCACCACAAGGCATCGACACAGATCATCCGCGACAACCAAGCGGTGTATGTGGAAGACCTCGCGGTGTCCGGCCTCGGGCGCACCCGGCTCGCCAAGTCCGTGCACGACGCGGGATGGTCCGCGTTCGTCGGCATGCTGGAGTACAAGGCGGTCAAGCACGGCCGCACCTTCGCCAAGGTGGACCGGGCCTTCCCGTCCTCTCAGGTCTGCTCGGCCTGCGGATACCGGGACGGACCCAAGCCCCTGCACGTCCGGGAGTGGACCTGCAGGGCCTGTGGCACCGTGCACGACCGCGACCACAACGCAGCCCGCAACGTCCTCTTCGAAGGAGGCCGTATCGTCGCCGCCGGACGGGTGGAGACGCTAAACGCCTGTGGAGCGCCGGTAAGACGGGCACACGTGCCCGCGCAGCGCGTTGAAGCAGGAAGCCCCCGGAAGGGTCAGACGACCCAGGCCGGAATCCCTGGACTTCAGGCCAGGGAGCACGTCAAGGAAGGGTGCAACACTGACATTCGCCGAGCTGGACGCTCAAGTCGCGTCCTTAGCAGGACGCTTGTGCCGCTGCGGTGTGGTCGCTGA
- the tnpA gene encoding IS200/IS605 family transposase, giving the protein MDRQNDYRRGRHVVSAMHVHLVFVTKYRRGVFNDEMLTRCEEIMRKVCEDFEAELKEFNGEHDHVHLLVHYPPRVAVSKLVNSLKGVSARRIRQEFTGRINRAIMHGHLWSPSYFSASCGGAPLAIVRQYIEQQKRPL; this is encoded by the coding sequence ATGGACAGGCAGAACGACTACAGGCGTGGCAGACACGTCGTCTCGGCGATGCATGTGCACTTGGTCTTCGTGACGAAGTACCGGCGCGGAGTGTTCAACGACGAGATGCTGACACGCTGCGAGGAGATCATGCGGAAGGTGTGCGAGGACTTCGAAGCGGAGCTGAAGGAGTTCAACGGCGAACACGACCACGTCCACCTCCTGGTGCACTACCCGCCCAGGGTCGCCGTATCCAAGCTGGTCAACAGCCTCAAGGGCGTCTCTGCCCGCCGGATACGTCAGGAGTTCACCGGCCGGATCAACCGCGCCATCATGCACGGGCACCTGTGGTCGCCCTCGTATTTCTCCGCATCGTGCGGCGGAGCACCATTGGCGATCGTCCGTCAGTACATCGAGCAGCAAAAACGTCCGCTCTGA